One Triticum dicoccoides isolate Atlit2015 ecotype Zavitan chromosome 4B, WEW_v2.0, whole genome shotgun sequence genomic window carries:
- the LOC119292294 gene encoding heat stress transcription factor C-2a-like, with protein sequence MSSGGGMVAPFVAKTYAMVDDPATDAVVGWGPASNSFVVADPFAFSEMLLPAHFKHSNFSSFVRQLNTYGFRKVDPDRWEFAHACFLRGQTHLLPRIVRRRSGGKRGKEDADEEDDDISTKMLAMEVVRLKEEQRATEDRLAAMWRRVQDAERRPKLMLAFLLKVVGDPDVLRRLVGNSGCNDGLFPGEGAEAKRPRLLLDGEAQVSKKKMRVDGDGLLYGINRQEAFVREPRVDFTGFYTGGDGFSEVPVDDPPYAFRVDTGY encoded by the coding sequence atgagcagcggcggcggcatggtggcgccgtTCGTGGCCAAGACGTACGCGATGGTGGACGACCCGGCGACGGACGCCGTGGTCGGGTGGGGGCCGGCCAGCAACAGCTTCGTCGTCGCCGACCCCTTCGCTTTCTCGGAGATGCTGCTGCCCGCGCACTTCAAGCACTCCAACTTTTCCAGCTTCGTTCGCCAGctcaacacctacggcttccgcaagGTCGACCCGGACCGCTGGGAGTTCGCGCACGCCTGTTTCCTGCGCGGCCAGACGCACCTCCTGCCCCGCATCGTCCGGCGCCGGAGCGGCGGCAAGCGTGGCAAGGAAGACGCCGACGAGGAGGATGATGACATCAGCACCAAGATGTTAGCCATGGAGGTGGTCCGGCTGAAGGAGGAGCAgagggccaccgaggaccgcctggCGGCGATGTGGCGCCGGGTGCAGGACGCCGAGCGCCGGCCCAAGCTCATGCTCGCCTTCCTCCTCAAGGTCGTCGGAGACCCCGACGTGCTGCGCCGCCTCGTAGGCAACTCGGGCTGCAACGACGGATTGTTCCCCGGCGAGGGCGCGGAGGCCAAGAGGCCGCGGCTGCTTCTCGACGGGGAAGCCCAGGTGAGCAAGAAGAAGATGCGCGTCGACGGCGACGGGCTCTTGTACGGCATCAACCGGCAGGAGGCCTTCGTGCGGGAACCCAGGGTCGACTTCACTGGTTTCTACACCGGAGGCGATGGCTTTAGCGAGGTGCCGGTGGACGACCCGCCGTACGCTTTCCGTGTGGACACCGGCTACTGA